From a region of the Gammaproteobacteria bacterium genome:
- the hisH gene encoding imidazole glycerol phosphate synthase subunit HisH, whose translation MTLMTVAVIDYGMGNLHSVAKALEKVAAGGTQVLVSSDPKQILAADRVVLPGVGAIRDCMHELARLGLDHVVCEVAASGKPLLGVCVGMQALMEFSEENGGTPCLGVLPGQVTFIGNDLHDARGERLKVPHMGWNQVHQSIQHPLWDGIAQDSRFYFVHSYCVRAEGTPVAAATTDYGIRLAAAVAHKNVFATQFHPEKSARDGLQLYSNFLRWNGVF comes from the coding sequence ATGACCCTGATGACCGTCGCTGTGATCGATTACGGAATGGGCAATCTCCATTCCGTGGCCAAGGCCCTGGAAAAGGTGGCGGCTGGCGGCACGCAAGTGCTGGTAAGTTCCGATCCGAAGCAAATTCTGGCCGCCGACCGTGTGGTGTTGCCGGGTGTGGGTGCGATCCGCGACTGCATGCATGAACTGGCGCGTCTCGGTCTTGATCATGTAGTGTGTGAAGTGGCGGCAAGCGGCAAACCGTTGTTGGGCGTCTGCGTCGGCATGCAGGCATTGATGGAATTCAGCGAGGAAAATGGTGGCACACCGTGTCTGGGCGTGTTGCCGGGCCAGGTGACCTTTATCGGCAATGATTTGCACGATGCGCGCGGCGAACGACTGAAAGTGCCGCACATGGGCTGGAATCAAGTGCACCAATCGATTCAGCATCCGTTGTGGGATGGGATCGCCCAGGATAGCCGTTTCTATTTTGTGCACAGTTATTGTGTGCGTGCCGAAGGTACGCCGGTGGCAGCGGCGACCACCGATTATGGTATCCGTCTGGCGGCGGCAGTGGCGCATAAAAACGTGTTTGCCACGCAGTTCCATCCGGAAAAGAGCGCGCGTGATGGTTTGCAGCTATATTCCAATTTTTTGCGTTGGAATGGAGTTTTTTAG
- the hisA gene encoding 1-(5-phosphoribosyl)-5-[(5-phosphoribosylamino)methylideneamino]imidazole-4-carboxamide isomerase produces the protein MLLIPAIDLKGGKCVRLRQGRMEDNTVFSDDPVAVAARWVEAGARRLHIVDLDGAFAGKPMNAGVVRDIAKAFPELPIQIGGGIRDEETIDTYLEAGVRYVIIGTAAVNVPHFVGDVCAEFPGHIIVGLDAKDGKVAIDGWSKLSHHDVVDLAQHFERDGVEAIVYTDISRDGMMQGVNVEATRRLAQAITIPVIASGGVTNLDDIRALKAIEGDGIMGAILGRALYEGTIDLAEAQKVANRD, from the coding sequence ATGTTACTGATCCCCGCGATTGATCTCAAAGGTGGTAAGTGTGTCCGCTTGCGGCAGGGACGGATGGAAGATAACACTGTCTTCTCCGATGATCCTGTCGCCGTGGCGGCACGTTGGGTTGAGGCGGGTGCCCGGCGTTTGCATATCGTCGACCTTGATGGCGCATTTGCCGGCAAGCCGATGAATGCCGGTGTCGTTCGCGATATCGCCAAGGCCTTTCCCGAGCTGCCGATCCAGATCGGCGGCGGCATCCGCGATGAAGAGACAATCGACACCTATCTTGAGGCAGGGGTCCGCTATGTGATCATCGGCACCGCTGCTGTGAACGTCCCGCATTTTGTTGGCGATGTGTGCGCGGAATTTCCCGGCCACATCATCGTCGGCCTGGATGCCAAAGACGGTAAGGTCGCGATCGATGGCTGGTCGAAATTGTCGCATCATGATGTGGTCGATCTGGCGCAACACTTCGAGCGTGACGGCGTTGAGGCGATTGTCTACACCGACATCAGCCGCGACGGCATGATGCAGGGCGTTAATGTTGAAGCGACGCGACGCCTGGCGCAGGCGATTACCATTCCCGTGATTGCCTCCGGCGGTGTGACCAATCTTGATGATATTCGCGCGCTGAAGGCGATCGAAGGCGACGGTATCATGGGTGCCATTCTCGGTCGCGCCTTGTATGAAGGCACGATCGATCTCGCTGAAGCACAAAAAGTGGCAAATAGAGACTAA